From a single Stomoxys calcitrans chromosome 4, idStoCalc2.1, whole genome shotgun sequence genomic region:
- the LOC106091683 gene encoding uncharacterized protein LOC106091683, with protein MEAAIRSSVQVGGPQQPPNGGQSQQQQQQQQQQQQQQQQLQHHQHQQQLHHHHHLQQQQQQQQQQKQSADNGPTSQQQQPPPTHHTQHSQQSQHQQQQQQQQQQQQQQQQAAANMSAYQQQQRLPAGASPIHRPIADTTTSSYTKGISGGLGPPHPQSIQQQQQQLHAQQMQHHHHQQQLHQQHQQHQQQQQQQHQQQQQHQQQQHQQQQQHQQHQQHQQQQQHQQQQQQQQQQQQQQQQHHHHQQQQQQQQQQQQQTSRSAASPLSPPRPGPGSQAAANAYAKFNDVSAVREAPQRFILQSPYGIGPGAQYRESHYTRIPAMSSVHQDYRVAAMAVAGGVPPPGSAGVVQGPPPPTVSISAPHGLDTLHFSHPPATHQTVSTGSTQLLSNAPSSATGANTGLPGTSSPHNANNVAQPQQPPPVSSGGNIISSGGKRMLLSTHRQQQQYSNDFLLGNTVSLSPAAVAAAVAAAGAVMTVNRHGQPQAPPPEPGGPQPYKKLRLSDANSVTNSSNHLPPTTHQVQNVQPPPPSQQQQHSQQQQHQQQQQRQSSPAVGISVAQAAAAANAMRVQASAAHVGHTSLPPHTHLSVLPPSHIPPQPQQSQPPTAQQQQAPPQASSLSQNQPQQQTQPPSSSSSSLSMQQLKVETQQLPPPATAATPPINRVTPTSLAINSALNVLTNSSSAGAGKSTTSSSSSSVSASSNPALPPSLPATVSTSTTTSNAPVTSSSTEAYHPQVEAISPTLPADNAEERGRTAKEELLMQIQKVDTEITGADSSLDTLRKKEKSLLDVAAAAKQQKEKAEAARRKALADAEDDAANSWRTQTLAQKIYMANRKTAAAQHSILDSCGERNFLPLYNQPMDVEHLATLLQRHQTTIKGPLLEHVRKIKHDRWLHNTKLVETYAQMSAEWQKRVDKSEASAKRKAREAKNREFFEKVFTELRKQREDKERFNRVGSRIKSEADYEEIMDGLQEQAMEVRKMRSYAIIPPIMHDAHQRKYVYHNENGLIEDMIAVHKERGALNVWTAGEKEIFKEKFLQHPKNFGAIAASLDRKSAQDCVRYYYLSKKTENYKQLLRKSRQRTRASKTLQKTQQQQTQCIIDSLTTGVTTRLQREQQQKTGGRSAAAERERERAEREKAAEKAAAEAAKSNVSKTTGTKIDPVTSNAESASTTVADTTTTTTATTTNMDASKTHTSIGGSKSTATTTSTCAATTTTTSSAATSGGANKSPATDKNSSSDEATTDTASAGTAVKTKSSAECSSKEDETKLSDSGDAKEDKKSSDANSKPGTCDQLSTAAATNNTANSSSSTNAKSDGNATSAAATNASTSPSTTAVTNTSSNHPPLSTPNGIKASYAAALAAQIATSTPVLATTSSSSSATTTAPATSSADNEEKSTMGNEKLPSASGNINASNASTTTASGGSMEASGNKIGTTSSNVTTPTTSTTAGNFLGQKLKVAQVESLIGAAATAANATSTTITTNNDCNSDVSDPKKKRLDMDGSTSISNTNANNNTSTVISHQQQQPLSNSNNTTSTSSNPANCNNNANNANDIAAIGAAERSSTANLLATAVVTTKSNVTVTVHGASTVTSSVVSSSTSTSTTLSSVANVAATTATISLVGDTNVMDSKDKLATCFVCKAENCPRTRPLKKGRGQQYGIADDTIPVGARVCNTCQCKSVRTRYPNCPLPTCPNPKDRAKRLHNIPARLYELAPDVRDPIVQEFQIPAQATRCCSACLMRIRRKLDPHINLTDEERRTDGDESDVSTSSCDEREPGGSDTASVESPENPQRHNSLTKDLAAQKSSAQMMGIMQPVVSGGMTIVGSRTNSANAPDTTSSSVVGAAAASGVNVGVGVSGVQQSAPIIKADERLLPPLGHAPKKQKTSEEYDSSATETADEENENSPANRQSPKVILNSTNSSNSSSVVVSTAATGLAPPTNAAVNGPMPQSTASDLQSFLDTVIERSLKQTKPPPTKPTNQNQSNQQHNATMSKQQQQQQQQQQQQQQQQQQQQQQQQPPMRLSVDSSPNNNTNNNNNNNRRNDIISSSSSSSTINNSSSSSNNSSSNNNNSNNDVMLVREYRNDGSIKHQPQAHGQPIGLGGGSGVSGGVSSVNSVQNLNVRQSQAQQQQQQQQQQQQVSSNASVGPPLHPENLATLSVVNSYIPGQHLMPGAASILHHQQQHEIKATITPVLKSGKTSTPPHVVGPPPPDTIIYPSRNNEPEPQTLDLSIKKPSRDGPSPHNSSSLNTSSSSSSVSDSGGVSRHQQPPPSSSVKHVGNAASMYRGSEPTSLIGVPPNHTYLYHPHSANVGVGKVPPPGSLYVSQVPVPMSITQPPPGVSVSGGSGRGGPQSQAPSSQPPPSHMQMSGQHNKGMSGVNKMPPKLSPQLIPPSSHGQAPSPSQQQLLVGPKGSITHGTPVNNAAQQIIVHSATAGATLSPKFDNLLRQTPPSGAGPTESNKLGSITQGTPIHLPAHLDNKRPYEYAYKSTQRQSPAQQHHPPPSQQQSSPQAPPQNAYGVGNYSRTPYTVETPPVLSTRQIVLHDYITSQQMQGQQQRNVPRSGSANSGGAPGSGKESPSPRNSTTGMVYYEKDRGRPEYTSRASPAEHSNSTPSPHRTPPPPRQGVIQRHNTGGSKPPSPAAPPQGRMHVVMAHNYPPAGHDAFSSFVDLAVQQPQLPVPSQKDEKSSSSSSGSSGPPPQSSAQPQQPPPPTHHDTIRYRDHMVALHQHQQQQAIAAHQQQAAVAAAQQHQFRQQADMQRRYDQAKRMHIERDQQKRQERLQERLERDREQRDRDRERERERDRERDRERREQERAAEERERDGRRMERIYAGNTATAAAVAAATAAGSHYIRGPPDSGPPRSIPDRERDAYHRPSHAGQQSTERILSAQNIIDAIIISQISQTSTDPNKMTSNREISRSAFYNSRDIGAPPPRHASNVTISSLQASENNGKSSSPNVINIELDNDRTSVGSSSSGGGGSAAGQHEPGQPGHNMRGGVPQPPPTSQVPPPTQSSQMRTKNITFGELTDTIITNDYGPNPMHMRALHQQNYLAYMPDPQGIVTPDRWKMNRRVLKEAEAAAAVAASKGGPPNPQTSVNSSSGPGTPTNTMGRSNTPGDDRSIIRMPQAVSPRKYMPEFTMPTHEYHYQQQQQQQQQQQQQQHGAPPPPGSSHSSNLMRQPPYDSGPGGPSSSSSSAGGPQVVQNHSFDTMKYVQNRIVEVMRTEDDHRAGGVAGSGGGGMTSVNDHDHHHNDHRLKESHEPRKTPNQYDDRDGGRRSANSDSSHPSSMGGPGGVTYQQTPVTTFAATTYAYPYSALNVPSSAGGLPPPPQMSLNAAHQMQGGSGGAAGAHKQPSHILHGGSVHDAGGPNSVVSTTSGSGGNSGNVGGGGGGGVGGGVPGGSANEPKPLLSAQYEALSDED; from the exons GCCAATTGCCGACACCACGACGTCATCGTATACGAAGGGGATTAGTGGAGGCCTGGGGCCACCGCATCCCCAAAGTatacagcaacaacagcaacagttaCATGCCCAACAAATgcagcatcatcatcaccagCAGCAATTGcatcaacaacatcagcagcatcaacaacaacagcagcagcaacaccaacagcagcagcaacaccaacagcagcagcatcaacagcagcagcagcatcaacaGCATCAACagcatcaacagcagcagcagcatcaacaacaacagcagcagcagcaacaacaacaacaacaacagcagcagcatcatcatcatcaacagcaacaacaacaacagcagcaacaacaacagcaaacctCACGTTCGGCAGCTAGTCCCTTGTCTCCACCACGCCCAGGTCCCGGGTCACAAGCTGCAGCAAATGCCTATGCTAAATTCAATGATGTCAGCGCTGTACGAGAAGCACCACAGCGCTTCATTTTGCAGAGTCCTTATGGCATTGGTCCGGGCGCACAATATCGCGAAAGCCACTACACAAGAATACCGGCAATGTCATCAGTACATCAGGATTATCGTGTGGCAGCAATGGCAGTTGCAGGCGGAGTTCCCCCTCCCGGCAGTGCTGGAGTGGTTCAGGGACCTCCACCGCCTACTGTTAGCATTAGTGCTCCTCATGGTCTGGATACATTGCATTTTTCCCATCCGCCTGCGACTCATCAAACAGTATCGACAGGGTCAACGCAATTGCTTAGCAATGCGCCAAGCTCTGCCACTGGAGCGAATACAGGCCTGCCCGGAACCAGTTCACCCCACAATGCCAATAATGTTGCCCAACCACAACAACCTCCACCGGTCAGTAGTGGCGGCAACATAATTTCTAGCGGTGGCAAACGTATGCTTTTGTCAACTCATCGACAGCAGCAACAATATTCCAATGACTTCCTGCTTGGGAATACTGTGTCTCTTTCACCTGCAGCTGTTGCTGCTGCAGTTGCTGCAGCAGGCGCCGTCATGACAGTGAATCGGCATGGACAACCTCAGGCGCCTCCACCTGAACCGGGCGGACCACAGCCCTATAAAAAGCTGAGACTGAGTGATGCGAATAGTGTCACTAATTCTTCAAATCACCTGCCACCAACAACACATCAAGTACAGAATGTCCAACCACCTCCGCCTagtcaacaacagcaacattcgcagcagcagcagcatcaacaacaacagcaacgccAATCCTCTCCGGCAGTCGGCATATCTGTTGCCCAAGCCGCTGCTGCAGCGAATGCTATGCGAGTTCAAGCTTCGGCTGCTCATGTGGGGCATACTTCGTTGCCTCCACATACGCATTTATCGGTGCTGCCGCCCTCTCATATTCCCCCGCAACCACAACAGTCACAGCCACCAACggcgcaacaacaacaagcgcCACCTCAGGCGTCCTCCTTGTCGCAAAACCAACctcaacagcaaacacagccaccttcatcatcatcatcatcactatCTATGCAACAGCTGAAAGTAGAAACTCAGCAACTGCCTCCGCCTGCCACAGCAGCTACACCGCCCATCAACAGAGTTACTCCTACGTCACTTGCGATAAATAGTGCTTTAAATGTTTTAACTAACTCATCATCTGCTGGTGCGGGGAAGTCCACAACTTCTTCCTCTTCCTCCTCCGTATCTGCATCGTCAAATCCTGCTCTACCACCTTCTTTGCCCGCGACAGTTAGCACCAGCACAACGACAAGTAATGCCCCGGTAACATCGTCATCAACCGAGGCTTACCATCCACAAGTTGAAGCGATATCGCCGACTTTACCCGCTGACAATGCAGAAGAACGAGGACGCACTGCCAAAGAAGAGCTATTAATGCAAATACAAAAGGTGGACACAGAAATAACTGGCGCCGATAGTTCTTTAGATACATTGaggaagaaggagaagagcctTCTAGATGTGGCAGCTGCTGCCAAACAGCAGAAGGAGAAGGCCGAAGCAGCCAGAAGAAAGGCCCTTGCTGATGCCGAAGATGATGCCGCCAATTCATGGCGTACCCAAACACTGGCCCAAAAAATTTATATGGCGAACCGTAAAACGGCCGCTGCCCAACATTCCATACTTGACAGCTGCGGTGAACGCAACTTCTTACCGTTGTACAATCAGCCCATGGATGTAGAACATCTGGCGACTCTGTTACAGCGACATCAAACGACTATCAAAGGCCCACTACTGGAACATGTTCGAAAAATAAAGCATGACAGATGGCTGCACAATACCAAGCTAGTGGAGACCTATGCTCAAATGTCAGCCGAATGGCAAAAACGTGTAGACAAATCGGAGGCAAGCGCCAAGCGCAAAGCTCGAGAAGCTAAAAATCGTGAATTTTTCGAAAAAGTCTTCACGGAATTGCGCAAGCAACGCGAAGACAAGGAACGATTTAATCGTGTAGGATCGCGTATAAAATCTGAAGCTGACTACGAGGAAATCATGGACGGCCTTCAGGAACAAGCCATGGAGGTGAGAAAGATGAGATCGTACGCCATTATACCACCAATTATGCACGATGCTCATCAGCGTAAATACGTATACCACAACGAGAATGGACTTATCGAAGATATGATTGCTGTACACAAAGAACGAGGAGCCCTCAACGTATGGACAGCTGgagaaaaagaaattttcaaagaaaaatttctccAGCATCCCAAAAACTTTGGAGCAATTGCTGCCAGCCTAGATCGAAAGTCAGCACAGGATTGTGTTCGTTACTACTACCTCAGTAAGAAGACCGAAAACTACAAGCAGCTTTTGCGAAAATCTCGTCAAAGAACCAGAGCCTCCAAGACTTTACAGAAGACCCAACAACAACAGACTCAGTGTATTATAGATTCATTGACGACGGGCGTAACAACTCGTCTGCAAAGGGAGCAACAGCAAAAAACTGGTGGCCGTTCGGCAGCTGCAGAAAGAGAACGAGAAAGGGCTGAAAGGGAGAAAGCGGCTGAGAAGGCTGCCGCAGAAGCGGCGAAATCGAATGTCTCGAAAACAACGGGAACGAAGATTGATCCAGTCACATCAAACGCTGAATCCGCCTCCACAACAGTGGCCGATACTACCACTACCACCACTGCAACCACCACTAACATGGATGCATCCAAGACCCACACTAGTATTGGTGGTAGCAAATCTACAGCTACAACGACTTCCACATGTGCtgcaacgacaacgacaacaagTTCAGCGGCAACGTCTGGGGGAGCCAATAAATCACCAGCAACTGATAAAAATTCCTCATCTGATGAAGCAACAACTGATACAGCTTCTGCCGGTACAGCTGTCAAAACGAAATCCTCTGCCGAATGTTCGAGCAAGGAGGATGAAACAAAGTTATCGGACTCTGGGGATGCAAAAGAGGACAAGAAATCAAGTGATGCCAACAGTAAACCTGGTACTTGCGACCAATTGTCCACGGCAGCTGCCACAAATAACACCGCAAATAGCAGTAGCAGTAcaaatgcaaaatcggacggTAATGCCACTTCTGCTGCTGCGACAAATGCATCGACGTCGCCCTCAACGACTGCTGTAACAAATACAAGTTCAAATCATCCGCCCCTTTCGACGCCAAACGGCATCAAAGCTTCTTATGCCGCTGCCTTGGCGGCACAAATTGCTACCTCCACTCCCGTATTGGCAACGACATCCTCCAGCTCCTCGGCGACAACAACGGCACCGGCGACATCTTCGGCGGACAACGAAGAGAAGTCGACCATGGGCAATGAGAAACTACCGTCTGCCAGTGGCAATATAAACGCAAGTAATGCGTCCACCACCACCGCTTCTGGAGGTTCAATGGAGGCGAGCGGCAATAAAATCGGCACCACATCCAGTAATGTTACAACACCGACTACCTCAACGACAGCAGGCAATTTCTTAGGCCAAAAGCTAAAAGTGGCACAGGTCGAAAGTCTTATTGGTGCTGCTGCAACTGCTGCTAATGCTActtcaacaacaataacaacaaacaatgACTGCAACTCAGATGTTAG TGATCCCAAAAAGAAGCGTCTTGATATGGACGGTTCGACGAGTATATCCAATACAAATGCAAACAATAACACCAGCACCGTCATTAGtcatcaacagcaacaacctCTGTCTAATTCTAATAATACTACAAGTACAAGTAGTAATCCTGCCAATTGTAATAACAATGCCAACAATGCAAATGATATTGCAGCTATCGGAGCTGCAGAGCGCTCCTCTACGGCGAATCTGTTAGCAACAGCTGTAGTTACAACAAAATCGAATGTGACGGTAACGGTGCATGGTGCATCTACCGTGACATCTTCCGTCGTATCATCGAGTACATCCACTTCCACCACATTGTCATCGGTAGCAAATGTAGCTGCCACCACAGCAACGATATCGCTGGTTGGCGATACAAATGTAATGGATAGTAAAG ATAAACTTGCAACATGTTTCGTTTGTAAAGCCGAAAACTGCCCACGCACCCGCCCACTCAAAAAGGGCCGTGGCCAACAGTATGGCATTGCCGATGACACCATACCTGTGGGAGCACGAGTCTGTAATACATGCCAATGCAAATCGGTACGCACTCGTTATCCAAATTGTCCTCTGCCAACATGTCCCAATCCCAAAGATCGTGCCAAACGTTTGCATAACATACCAGCCCGGCTCTATGAACTGGCACCCGATGTACGCGATCCCATCGTGCAAGAGTTTCAAATACCTGCCCAAGCAACGCGTTGCTGTTCGGCTTGCCTCATGCGCATACGGCGTAAATTGGATCCGCATATTAATTTGACAGACGAAGAGCGTCGCACGGATGGCGATGAATCCGATGTTAGCACCTCGTCATGTGATGAGCGTGAACCGGGTGGTAGCGATACCGCATCGGTGGAGAGTCCCGAAAATCCACAGCGTCATAATTCTCTCACCAAGGATCTCGCTGCGCAAAAATCTTCCGCGCAAATGATGGGCATCATGCAGCCGGTGGTGAGTGGTGGCATGACGATTGTTGGTAGTCGTACAAATAGTGCCAATGCTCCGGACACTACATCATCATCTGTGGTTGGTGCTGCCGCTGCCAGTGGTGTCAACGTCGGAGTCGGTGTTAGTGGCGTTCAACAGTCTGCGCCAATTATCAAAGCCGACGAACGTTTGTTGCCTCCATTGGGCCATGCACCCAAGAAACAAAAGACTTCCGAGGAATATGACTCCTCGGCCACAGAAACCGCCGATGAAGAGAATGAAAATTCTCCAGCCAATCGTCAAAGTCCAAAAGTGATATTGAATAGTACGAATAGTAGTAACAGCAGTTCAGTAGTTGTGTCAACAGCGGCAACCGGTCTAGCACCGCCAACAAATGCAGCAGTAAACGGCCCCATGCCACAATCAACGGCTTCCGATTTACAATCCTTTTTAGACACCGTCATTGAGCGTTCTCTTAAGCAGACTAAACCGCCTCCAACTAAACCAACTAACCAAAATCAATCTAACCAGCAGCATAATGCTACCATGTctaagcaacagcaacagcagcaacagcagcagcagcagcagcagcagcaacaacaacaacaacagcagcaacaacagcctcCCATGAGGTTGTCTGTTGATTCTTCTCCCAACAACAATactaataacaataacaacaacaataggcgCAATGATATCataagtagtagtagtagtagtagtaccaTCAACAATAGCAGTAGCAGTAGCAACAACAGTAGCTCCAACAATAACAATTCCAACAATGATGTAATGCTAGTTAGGGAATATCGCAATGATGGGTCCATCAAACATCAACCTCAGGCTCATGGACAACCCATTGGATTGGGCGGAGGTAGTGGTGTTTCTGGCGGCGTGTCATCGGTGAATTCTGTGCAAAATCTTAATGTACGACAATCTCAggcacagcagcagcagcagcagcagcagcaacagcagcaagtAAGTTCGAATGCCTCAGTAGGGCCACCACTACATCCAGAGAATTTGGCTACGTTGTCGGTGGTGAACTCTTATATACCGGGGCAGCATTTAATGCCTGGAGCCGCCAGCATATTgcatcatcagcagcaacatGAAATCAAGGCTACCATTACACCAGTACTAAAGTCTGGAAAAACATCGACACCACCACATGTGGTGGGCCCTCCTCCGCCAGACACAATTATTTATCCCTCTCGCAACAACGAACCGGAGCCACAGACTTTGGATTTGTCCATTAAGAAGCCCTCCCGGGATGGTCCTTCTCCTCACAACTCCTCTTCGCTGAACACATCGTCATCTTCGTCTTCTGTGAGTGACAGTGGCGGTGTGTCTCGCCATCAGCAGCCACCTCCAAGTTCGTCGGTCAAGCATGTGGGCAATGCTGCTAGTATGTATCGTGGCTCAGAACCCACTTCGCTCATCGGAGTTCCGCCCAATCACACGTACCTTTATCATCCCCATTCAGCAAATGTGGGAGTGGGCAAAGTGCCACCACCAGGATCTCTTTATGTGTCACAAGTACCTGTCCCTATGTCCATAACACAACCGCCACCTGGTGTGTCAGTTAGTGGCGGTTCGGGACGAGGTGGTCCGCAATCTCAAGCACCTTCTTCGCAGCCACCTCCGTCGCATATGCAAATGTCGGGCCAACATAATAAAGGCATGAGTGGTGTAAACAAGATGCCACCCAAGCTAAGTCCACAGCTAATACCACCCAGTTCGCATGGGCAGGCACCGTCGCCGTCGCAGCAGCAACTATTGGTTGGACCAAAGGGATCAATTACGCACGGTACTCCTGTCAATAATGCCGCTCAACAAATCATAGTGCATTCGGCTACAGCTGGAGCCACGCTGAGTCCTAAATTTGATAATTTACTGCGACAAACCCCTCCATCTGGTGCTGGTCCTACGGAAAGCAATAAATTGGGCTCCATAACCCAAGGAACTCCAATACATCTGCCAGCTCATCTAGACAACAAAAGGCCATATGAATATGCCTACAAGTCAACGCAGCGCCAAAGTCCAGCCCAACAGCACCATCCTCCACCGTCGCAGCAGCAGTCATCGCCACAGGCGCCCCCACAAAATGCCTACGGTGTTGGAAATTACTCGAGAACTCCCTACACCGTGGAAACACCTCCTGTGTTGAGTACACGGCAGATTGTCTTGCATGACTACATTACTTCGCAACAGATGCAGGGACAGCAGCAACGTAATGTGCCTCGAAGTGGAAGTGCAAATTCTGGCGGGGCACCAGGATCGGGTAAGGAATCGCCATCTCCGCGCAATAGTACCACTGGAATGGTTTACTACGAGAAGGATAGGGGTCGGCCCGAGTATACTAGCCGAGCTTCTCCTGCAGAACACAGCAACAG TACACCTAGCCCACATCGTACCCCGCCACCACCTAGACAGGGTGTAATCCAACGCCACAATACGGGCGGCTCCAAACCACCATCACCGGCAGCACCACCCCAAGGTCGGATGCATGTTGTGATGGCACACAATTATCCGCCAG CCGGTCACGATGCGTTCTCGTCATTCGTAGATCTGGCGGTACAGCAACCACAATTGCCAGTGCCCTCCCAAAAAGACGAGAAATCATCCTCGTCATCTTCTGGTTCATCGGGACCACCGCCCCAGTCATCTGCTCAACCGCAACAGCCACCGCCTCCCACGCATCACGATACCATTCGTTATCGTGACCACATGGTCGCTTTGcaccaacatcaacaacaacaagctaTTGCTGCCCACCAACAGCAAGCTGCAGTCGCAGCCGCCCAACAACATCAGTTTAGGCAGCAGGCCGACATGCAACGCCGCTATGATCAGGCCAAGCGTATGCATATTGAGCGAGACCAGCAGAAACGCCAGGAACGATTGCAAGAGCGGTTAGAACGTGATCGTGAGCAGCGGGATCGTGATAGAGAACGAGAGCGTGAACGCGATCGTGAAAGAGACCGTGAGCGAAGGGAGCAGGAACGTGCCGCCGAAGAACGAGAACGCGATGGTCGACGCATGGAACGAATTTATGCTGGCAATACAGCAACTGCCGCTGCCGTTGCCGCAGCTACGGCCGCAGGTTCCCATTACATACGTGGCCCACCGGACTCGGGACCTCCACGATCGATTCCCGATCGTGAGAGAGATGC ATACCATAGACCTAGCCACGCTGGACAACAATCCACTGAGAGAATACTTTCCGCCCAGAACATAATCGATGCGATTATAATAAGCCAGATAAGCCAGACCAGCACGGATCCCAACAAAATGACCTCTAATCGCGAGATATCGAGAAGTGCATTT TACAATTCACGAGATATTGGAGCACCACCTCCTCGACATGCTTCAAATGTCACTATATCCTCATTACAAGCATCGGAAAATAATGGCAAATCTTCGTCCCCTAATGTAATAAACATCGAGTTGGACAACGATCGCACTAGTGTTGGGTCGTCCTCTTCAGGTGGTGGAGGTAGCGCTGCTGGTCAACATGAGCCAGGACAGCCTGGTCATAATATGCGCGGGGGCGTGCCGCAACCACCACCAACGTCACAGGTCCCTCCTCCCACCCAGTCTTCACAGATGCGTACGAAAAATATTACATTCGGCGAATTGACCGATACAATTATTACCAATGATTATGGCCCCAATCCCATGCATATGCGGGCTTTACATCAACAAAATTATTTGGCATATATGCCAGATCCGCAGGGTATAGTAACACCGGATAGATGGAAAATGAATAGACGTGTGCTGAAAGAGGCTGAAGCAGCGGCAGCTGTAGCTGCCTCAAAGGGGGGACCACCAAATCCGCAAACCAGTGTGAATTCCAGTTCTGGCCCTGGTACCCCAACGAACACCATGGGACGCTCCAATACGCCTGGTGATGATCGAAGCATCATTCGCATGCCTCAAGCTGTTAGTCCTCGAAAATATATGCCCGAATTTACGATGCCAACACACGAATATCATtaccaacaacagcagcagcagcaacaacaacaacaacagcaacaacatgggGCTCCACCCCCACCGGGATCCTCGCATAGTTCGAACCTAATGAGACAGCCACCGTATGATTCAGGGCCCGGTGGGCCATCGTCCAGTTCATCATCGGCGGGTGGGCCGCAAGTTGTACAAAATCACAGTTTCGACACCATGAAGTATGTGCAGAATCGCATTGTGGAGGTTATGAGAACAGAAGATGACCATCGGGCGGGCGGTGTTGCTGGCAGTGGAGGCGGCGGTATGACTTCGGTTAACGA